CGATTTCTACCGGAAGGGCGATACGATCCGTGCGGTGGTTGCCCGTGTCGAGATGAAGAACAACACCCCTTCCATCGTCATTTCCAGAACTTCACCGGTTTTCCTGGAAAGGCTCTTTGAATCGGAGGTGCCGGAAATTTACGACGGGCTCATAACCATTAAAAAGATAGTGCGTGTTCCGGGGGAGAGGGCCAAAGTGGCGGTTGAATCGTATGACGACCGCATTGATCCGGTTGGTGCATGTGTCGGGATGAAAGGTTCCCGTATCCATGGTATCGTCCGCGAACTGAAAAACGAGAATATCGACGTGATCAACTTCACCAATAATTCCACCCTTTTCATCCAGCGTGCCCTTAGCCCGGCTAAGATCAGCTCAATACACCTTGATGAACCCAACAAAAAGGCCGAAGTTTATATGAAGCCCGACCAGGTATCATTGGCTATTGGAAAAGGGGGATACAATATTAAACTTGCCGGTAAACTGACGGGATACGAAATCGATGTATATCGCGAGGATATTGATTCAGAAGATGTTGATATTCAGGAATTTTCGGATGAAATCGACCAGTGGATCATCGATGAGTTAAAAGCCATCGGGTGCGATACAGCAAAGAGCGTGCTCGAACTTGAAGTGAAAGAATTGGTAAAAAGGACCGACCTGGAGGAAGAGACGATCAAGGAGGTCATTCGCATCCTGAAAGCCGAATTCGAATAAAAAAAGTATCTTTGCACATTTTTACAGTAAAAGCAGTAAAAACAAATGGTTTTTTCATGGCAGATGAGGTAAAACCGACCAGGCTGAATAAAGCCGCTACCGAACTTAATGTAGGGATTTCCACTATTGTGGAATTTCTGCATAAGAAAGGTATTGTGATCGAGGAAAATCCAAATACCAAGATCACACCGGAGATCTTTGCCATACTGGTTAAGGAATACCAATCAGATAAAGCCGCGAAAGATGAGGCCATGAAAATCGGTCTTTCTTTTATTAAACATGAAACCATTTCCCTCGAAGAAAAGGGTGTTAAATCCAGGACCACCGAACCTGAATCTGAACCTGAAGATCTGATTATCAAGAGCTCAGCGGTAAATTTTGAAGGACCTGTAAGCCAGAAAGAGAAAAAACCGCCTGTTAAAGCGCCTGTTGAAGAAGCCAAAGCCAAAGAAAAAGCTCCGGTGATAACACCTGCTATAGAGGTTAAATCTGTTGATCAGGGCGAAAAAACCGCTGAAAGAATTTCAGGCAAGGCCGGCTCCAGGCCCGTTGAAAAAGTTCCCGCTGAAGAAACGAAGGCAGAATCATCGTTGAAGGTCCTGGGTAAAATTGACCTCGATAGTATAAATCAGAAAACCCGTCCAGCAAGAAAGACCAAAGAAGAGAAAAAGGCTGAATCCATTCAAAAGTCCGGTTCGAAAAAAGGCAAGAAGGAAAAGGTAGAAGAGCCTGTTATTGAGGAAGAAGAGATACCTCCTGTGCTAATTGAACCGGAGGAAGAAGACTTGGAAGAGGAAGAACTTCCAGTCGTTAAGCAACCTGTCCGTGACGCCAATTTCCTCCCTACGCGTTTTGATAAACTGGATGGTCCTAAGATTTTTGGCAAGATAGATCTTCCTTCTGAGAAGAAGGCGGAAAAGAAACCTGTTGCTTCTTCGACTGATGACAAGCTTCAGTTAAAAAAGAAAAAACGTAGACGTATCAGGCAGGAGAAATTCCAGGAACCTGTTGTCACCCGTGACAGTAAGGAAAAGCCAAAATTCGGCCCGAAGAAAAAACAAGTATTTAAGCCGGAGCCCACGGAAGAAGAGATCCAGAAGCAGATTAAGGAAACCCTTGCCAGGCTTGCCCCGACAGGAAAATCTAAAGCATCGAAATATAGGCGGCAGAAGCGCGAAAACATTCGTGAAGAGATCGAGATCGACCGGCAGAAAGCTGAAGAAGAAAAGAAGATACTAAAAGTCACCGAATTTGTGACAGTAAATGAGATGGCCAACATGATGGATGTTCCGGTCATCGATATCATTTCAACATTTATGCAGCTTGGCATGTTTGTCGCCATTAACCAGCGGCTCAATGCGGAAAGCATTGTCCTTGTTGCCGAAGAATTCGGTTACAAAGTGGAGTTTGTAAGCGTGGGGGTCCTCGAAGCAATTGAACTCATGCAGGAAGAGGATTCAGCGGAAGACCTGGTTGAAAGACCGCCAATTGTCACTGTGATGGGACATGTCGACCATGGAAAGACCAAGCTGCTGGATTTCATCAGGAGCACTAATGTCATCGCAGGTGAAGCCGGCGGGATAACCCAGCACATCGGGGCATATGAGATGCAACTTGAAAACGGCAAGAAGATCACCTTCCTTGATACGCCGGGCCACGAAGCATTTACTGCCATGCGTGCCCGGGGAGCATTGGTCACTGACGTGGCCATTATCGTCATCGCAGCTGATGATGATGTGATGCCCCAGACTGTTGAAGCCATCAATCACGCGCAGGCTGCCAATGTTCCCCTGGTGTTTGCCATCAACAAGATCGACAAACCCACTGCTAATCCTGAAAAGATTAAGGAACAACTGGCTAAAATGAATATCCTTGTAGAGGACTGGGGTGGAAAATTCCAGTCACAGGAAAT
The sequence above is drawn from the Bacteroidales bacterium genome and encodes:
- the nusA gene encoding transcription termination factor NusA, with amino-acid sequence MDHINLVETFSEFKEFKNIDRETMMRILEDVFKHMLEKRFGSSDNFKIIVNIDRGDLEIWRNRTIVDDGAVEDENTQIALSDAVKIEPDFEVGEDVSEELKLLDFARREILSIRQNLVAKIMEYEKDSIYRKYMEKVGEIITGEVYQVWKKEILILDDEGYELSLPKQEQIPSDFYRKGDTIRAVVARVEMKNNTPSIVISRTSPVFLERLFESEVPEIYDGLITIKKIVRVPGERAKVAVESYDDRIDPVGACVGMKGSRIHGIVRELKNENIDVINFTNNSTLFIQRALSPAKISSIHLDEPNKKAEVYMKPDQVSLAIGKGGYNIKLAGKLTGYEIDVYREDIDSEDVDIQEFSDEIDQWIIDELKAIGCDTAKSVLELEVKELVKRTDLEEETIKEVIRILKAEFE
- the infB gene encoding translation initiation factor IF-2; translation: MADEVKPTRLNKAATELNVGISTIVEFLHKKGIVIEENPNTKITPEIFAILVKEYQSDKAAKDEAMKIGLSFIKHETISLEEKGVKSRTTEPESEPEDLIIKSSAVNFEGPVSQKEKKPPVKAPVEEAKAKEKAPVITPAIEVKSVDQGEKTAERISGKAGSRPVEKVPAEETKAESSLKVLGKIDLDSINQKTRPARKTKEEKKAESIQKSGSKKGKKEKVEEPVIEEEEIPPVLIEPEEEDLEEEELPVVKQPVRDANFLPTRFDKLDGPKIFGKIDLPSEKKAEKKPVASSTDDKLQLKKKKRRRIRQEKFQEPVVTRDSKEKPKFGPKKKQVFKPEPTEEEIQKQIKETLARLAPTGKSKASKYRRQKRENIREEIEIDRQKAEEEKKILKVTEFVTVNEMANMMDVPVIDIISTFMQLGMFVAINQRLNAESIVLVAEEFGYKVEFVSVGVLEAIELMQEEDSAEDLVERPPIVTVMGHVDHGKTKLLDFIRSTNVIAGEAGGITQHIGAYEMQLENGKKITFLDTPGHEAFTAMRARGALVTDVAIIVIAADDDVMPQTVEAINHAQAANVPLVFAINKIDKPTANPEKIKEQLAKMNILVEDWGGKFQSQEISAKQGVNVYQLLDKVLLEAEMLELKANPDRLALGTVLESSLDKGRGYVAKVLIQNGTMNIGDMVLAGAHFGRVKAMYNERNQRVDTAGPSTPVLLLGLDGAPQAGDKFNVMKDDREAKAIANKRLQLQREQGIRSQKHITLDEIGRRIAIGDFKELNLIVKGDVDGSVEALSDSLLKLSTKEVQVNVIHKSVGAVTESDVLLASASNAIIVGFQVRPSLSARKLAEKEQIEIRSYSIIYQAIEEIKAAIEGMLSPEIEEKITCNIEIRETFKISKIGTVAGCYVLDGKINRNTRIRIIRNGIVVYTGKLGSLKRFKDDVKEVATGFECGLNIDNFNDIKEGDIIEGFEEVEIKRKL